CTTCTATCATTCCACGAGTGACTCCGAAAGCTCCTCCATAAACACCTATGTCTTCGCCAAGGATAAAAACATCATCGTTTTGCCGCATCTCCTGGCTCATTGCCTCGCGAACTGCTTCCAAATAAGTAATCTCTCTAACCGCCATTATTTTCATCCTCCTTAGGCATATACATCTTCCAGTAAGCTATCCATTGATGGTTCCGGACTATTTTCTGCAAACTTTACTGCCTCTTCTATGGCCTGATAAGCTTCATCCTGCAGCTGTTTTGCCTCTTCCTCAGTGAATATTTCTGCATTGATCAGTGTTTCTTTAAAGCGTTTAATGCCATCTTTTGCTCTCCACTCCTGCTCTTCTTCACGGGTGCGGTACTTTTTGGCATCACTCTTGGAATGTCCTTTCCAGCGGTATGTTTTCATTTCAATTAGAGTCGGGCCTGCTCCATCCCGCGCTTTCTCCACAGCTTCATTTACTGTATTCATGATCTCAATCATGTCATTGCCGTCAACGACCTTTCCTGGGATCCCGTAAGCACCTGCGCGGTCTGCAATATTTTCTATTCTGGTCATGTCTTTAACCGGTCCTGACATGCCATATTGATTATTCTCGCAAATAAACACAACAGGAAGATCCCAGATAGCTGCAAGATTAACAGATTCATGGAAGCTTCCTTCATTTGAAGCTCCGTCTCCAAAGAAGCATAGCACTACATAATTTTCTTTCTTCATTTTCGAGGTTAAAGCTGCTCCTACAGCAAGAGGCAGACCGCCGCCAACAATGCCGTTTGCACCAAGATTGCCTTTTTCCACATCCGCAATATGCATCGAGCCGCCTTTCCCTTTACAATAGCCTGTTTCTCGGCCAAAGAGCTCCGCCATCATTTTATTGACGTCTCCTTCTTTCGAAATACAATGCCCGTGTCCCCGATGTGTACTTACAATTTTGTCCTTTCTTCCGATCACAGCAATTGATCCTGCAGCGGATGCTTCCTGACCAACACATAGATGGGTAGTTCCATGAATCATCCCTTTGGCAAAAAACTGATCTACTTTTTCATCAAAATATCGAATCATCCACATTTCTTTATACAAATCTTTTAACTTTTCTTCCGTAATCATTTTAGGCAGTTCTAACTTTTGCACTTTCATTTTCCATCCTCCTTTTACATTTGTTCTCATTAGTTACATTTGTAAAAATCATATAATCTAAACACCAATAAGTCAAGTGT
This DNA window, taken from Cytobacillus sp. FSL H8-0458, encodes the following:
- a CDS encoding thiamine pyrophosphate-dependent dehydrogenase E1 component subunit alpha; its protein translation is MQKLELPKMITEEKLKDLYKEMWMIRYFDEKVDQFFAKGMIHGTTHLCVGQEASAAGSIAVIGRKDKIVSTHRGHGHCISKEGDVNKMMAELFGRETGYCKGKGGSMHIADVEKGNLGANGIVGGGLPLAVGAALTSKMKKENYVVLCFFGDGASNEGSFHESVNLAAIWDLPVVFICENNQYGMSGPVKDMTRIENIADRAGAYGIPGKVVDGNDMIEIMNTVNEAVEKARDGAGPTLIEMKTYRWKGHSKSDAKKYRTREEEQEWRAKDGIKRFKETLINAEIFTEEEAKQLQDEAYQAIEEAVKFAENSPEPSMDSLLEDVYA